In Necator americanus strain Aroian chromosome IV, whole genome shotgun sequence, the following proteins share a genomic window:
- a CDS encoding hypothetical protein (NECATOR_CHRIV.G14220.T2), with the protein MAEQLRKYMEKLDDLPPFIRKNAEEIRELDEKVEGIMRVIEARTVAHVKNLKKTPMEQRVKWYKEVQALYKEADKLSERKVKLAQKMYDTVDMHIKEMDQQLVEFQEFQVKKYNETQAAKAGTSSSDNQKRKGSVSAMKTDKRKKPGDPKAARPDASFVHTFKPSAITTVDMPVDPNEPTYCICHQVSFGQMVACDGPDCKNEWFHFQCVGLTSSPVGKWYCDQCKEARKKKIKP; encoded by the exons ATGGCTGAGCAACTAAGAAAGTATATGGAGAAGCTCGATGATCTTCCTCCATTCATTCGTAAGAATGCTGAAGAAATTCGTGAACTTGATGAGAAA GTCGAGGGAATAATGCGCGTGATTGAAGCACGTACTGTGGCGCACgtgaaaaacttgaagaaaacgCCAATGGAGCAACGTGTGAAATGGTACAAAGAAGTGCAG GCATTGTATAAGGAGGCAGACAAATTAAGTGAGAGGAAGGTGAAACTTGCTCAAAAGATGTATGATACCGTCGATATGCACATCAAGGAGATGGACCAACAACTCGTTGAGTTCCAGGAGTTTCAGGTCAAGAAATACAATGAAACTCAAGCAGCTAAAGCAG GCACGTCATCTTCGGATAATCAAAAGCGTAAAGGATCGGTGTCCGCGATGAAGACCGATAAGCGGAAGAAACCGGGCGATCCGAAGGCTGCTCGTCCGGATG CATCGTTTGTGCATACGTTCAAGCCCTCGGCGATAACTACTGTGGACATGCCTGTTGATCCGAACGAACCAACGTATTGCATCTGCCATCAG GTGTCTTTCGGGCAAATGGTTGCTTGTGATGGACCGGATTGTAAGAATGAGTGGTTCCACTTCCAGTGTGTCGGCTTAACATCTTCTCCTGTTG GGAAATGGTATTGCGATCAGTGCAAGGaagcaagaaagaagaagattaAGCCGTAA
- a CDS encoding hypothetical protein (NECATOR_CHRIV.G14220.T1), whose product MAEQLRKYMEKLDDLPPFIRKNAEEIRELDEKVEGIMRVIEARTVAHVKNLKKTPMEQRVKWYKEVQALYKEADKLSERKVKLAQKMYDTVDMHIKEMDQQLVEFQEFQVKKYNETQAAKAGTSSSDNQKRKGSVSAMKTDKRKKPGDPKAARPDGASFVHTFKPSAITTVDMPVDPNEPTYCICHQVSFGQMVACDGPDCKNEWFHFQCVGLTSSPVGKWYCDQCKEARKKKIKP is encoded by the exons ATGGCTGAGCAACTAAGAAAGTATATGGAGAAGCTCGATGATCTTCCTCCATTCATTCGTAAGAATGCTGAAGAAATTCGTGAACTTGATGAGAAA GTCGAGGGAATAATGCGCGTGATTGAAGCACGTACTGTGGCGCACgtgaaaaacttgaagaaaacgCCAATGGAGCAACGTGTGAAATGGTACAAAGAAGTGCAG GCATTGTATAAGGAGGCAGACAAATTAAGTGAGAGGAAGGTGAAACTTGCTCAAAAGATGTATGATACCGTCGATATGCACATCAAGGAGATGGACCAACAACTCGTTGAGTTCCAGGAGTTTCAGGTCAAGAAATACAATGAAACTCAAGCAGCTAAAGCAG GCACGTCATCTTCGGATAATCAAAAGCGTAAAGGATCGGTGTCCGCGATGAAGACCGATAAGCGGAAGAAACCGGGCGATCCGAAGGCTGCTCGTCCGGATGGTG CATCGTTTGTGCATACGTTCAAGCCCTCGGCGATAACTACTGTGGACATGCCTGTTGATCCGAACGAACCAACGTATTGCATCTGCCATCAG GTGTCTTTCGGGCAAATGGTTGCTTGTGATGGACCGGATTGTAAGAATGAGTGGTTCCACTTCCAGTGTGTCGGCTTAACATCTTCTCCTGTTG GGAAATGGTATTGCGATCAGTGCAAGGaagcaagaaagaagaagattaAGCCGTAA
- a CDS encoding hypothetical protein (NECATOR_CHRIV.G14219.T1), with the protein MSSLKKETLLAIPLTDLTKGVWRHRGDPLPQMAPRTKVRNRRTRKSQIFTTPQHSTMDFEAVGCSRGIQRIPIKLGMRTNVNNSAENYNYDAQKHQQRFGVNVKCCKFMKHDYLRSHGHDKDADMTVYRSSECTDVKGPERWEREISREFHCKLIHEHVHR; encoded by the coding sequence ATGAGTTCGTTGAAGAAAGAGACGTTGTTAGCGATCCCATTAACGGACCTCACAAAAGGCGTATGGCGCCATCGTGGCGACCCTCTGCCTCAAATGGCCCCCCGTACGAAGGTTAGGAACAGACGAACACGCAAATCGCAAATTTTTACTACACCACAGCATAGTACGATGGATTTCGAAGCAGTTGGGTGCTCCAGAGGGATTCAAAGGATTCCGATAAAACTAGGAATGCGAACGAATGTGAATAACTCAGCCGAAAACTACAACTACGATGCGCAGAAACACCAACAGCGTTTCGGAGTGAACGTGAAATGTTGCAAGTTCATGAAGCACGACTACCTGCGGTCACACGGTCACGACAAAGACGCAGACATGACTGTGTACCGATCGAGCGAGTGTACAGACGTGAAGGGGCCGGAACGTTGGGAGAGAGAGATAAGTCGCGAGTTTCATTGCAAATTGATTCATGAACACGTACATCGGTAA
- a CDS encoding hypothetical protein (NECATOR_CHRIV.G14221.T1), with product MRCKRSRTPRHLTEHPASATASDYSEEKPTILKYTSKCLIAQKQCMRQSLQIIIRKCPPPFEHYFNEVGYLTLRPPALSAEDSDDRCPGGLGVLDVIACDPPILRR from the coding sequence ATGCGGTGCAAGCGATCACGGACGCCTCGCCACTTGACGGAGCATCCTGCATCTGCAACGGCCAGTGATTACTCCGAGGAGAAGCCCACCATATTGAAATATACTTCTAAGTGTCTTATTGCACAGAAACAGTGTATGAGGCAATCTTTGCAAATTATTATTCGCAAGTGCCCTCCACCATTCGAGCATTATTTCAATGAGGTGGGATACCTCACACTGAGACCGCCCGCGTTGTCCGCGGAGGACAGCGATGATCGTTGCCCTGGCGGGCTTGGTGTGCTCGATGTAATTGCCTGCGATCCCCCTATATTAAGACGTTGA